A part of Silurus meridionalis isolate SWU-2019-XX chromosome 18, ASM1480568v1, whole genome shotgun sequence genomic DNA contains:
- the si:ch73-139j3.4 gene encoding tetraspanin-19: MKDEDKLQIEKFLFMLINSFFVILGLSLFGASVWILFDTTGVITIVSNEADVKVVAGGLFVIGLVVVGVSMLGCFGVYLENRCIISLYMGFLIAIIFGELFITFLLLIKQNQIERFLTETVDAIISTYGVNNTQTTWSLLDRVQKSAKCCGRQNASDWETNKFIQVQNTSDIYPCSCFNGSCPVFLSNEMYQFGNGSFIYTMGCEQKLKDWFETNVLVIIGMDFALLIIQVLQFILGFLICQNIGSKNKAQHAENLLDAMENPASSSDPHQNDLEYYHPNINTYDPQVYDAYNQEQTGQTFYQDCDLQHQYQPNIHTYDQKWNDGYDNAAQNYDQYESQMYQHHRGPEHNHHFYNPKPEDDYIQHADPSYEQYYEQHYQ; this comes from the exons ATGAAGGACGAAGACAAACTACAAATAGAAAAATTCCTTTTCATGCTGATCAACTCCTTTTTTGTT ATTCTCGGTCTAAGCCTTTTTGGCGCTTCAGTATGGATTTTATTTGACACAACAGGTGTCATAACTATTGTAAGCAATG AGGCAGACGTAAAGGTGGTGGCCGGGGGGCTGTTTGTTATCGGTCTGGTGGTTGTGGGAGTCTCCATGTTGGGCTGCTTTGGAGTCTACTTAGAAAACAGATGTATTATTTCACTT TACATGGGCTTCTTAATTGCCATCATTTTTGGTGAACTTTTCATCACCTTCTTACTGTTGATCAAACAGAACCAA ATTGAGAGGTTTTTGACTGAAACTGTAGATGCCATCATCAGCACGTATGGGGTTAACAATACACAAACCACCTGGAGTCTGCTGGACAGAGTGCAGAAGTCT GCAAAATGCTGCGGCAGACAGAACGCCAGCGACTGGGAGACAAACAAATTTATTCAGGTCCAGAATACATCTGATATTTACCCCTGCTCTTGCTTCAATGGGAGCTGCCCTGTATTCCTGTCTAATGAGATGTACCAGTTCGGAAATGGTTCTTTTATCTACACAATG GGCTGTGAACAGAAACTGAAGGATTGGTTTGAAACGAACGTACTTGTGATAATAGGCATGGACTTTGCACTCCTAATCATTCAG GTCTTGCAGTTTATTTTGGGATTTCTTATCTGCCAGAACATTGGCTCTAAGAACAAAGCTCAGCACGCGGAAAATCTTCTCGATGCAATGGAGAACCCGGCATCAAGTTCTGACCCTCACCAGAATGACCTGGAGTACTACCACCCTAACATAAACACGTATGACCCTCAGGTGTATGATGCCTATAATCAGGAACAAACTGGACAGACTTTTTACCAAGATTGTGATCTCCAACACCAATACCAGCCCAACATTCATACCTATGACCAGAAATGGAACGATGGGTATGACAACGCTGCACAGAATTACGATCAGTATGAAAGCCAAATGTATCAGCACCATCGTGGCCCTGAGCACAACCATCATTTCTACAACCCAAAACCTGAAGATGATTATATACAACATGCTGATCCAAGTTATGAGCAGTATTATGAGCAACATTACCAATAA